GCAAATTCACCGTTGCCCAGTTTTTAGCGCGTGATGATTTTAATGCCCGGTACAATGACGGGCGGCCGATTGCGCTAACCGAGTTCATGTACCCGCTGCTCCAGGCATATGACTCGGTGGCAATAGAGGCGGACGTTGAGTTCGGTGGCACCGACCAGAAGTTTAACTTCCTGGTGGGAAGAGAACTCCAGTCCATGATGGGGCAGCCTCCCCAGCAGTGTTTTATGACGCCGCTTCTGGTGGGCACCGACGGCAGCCAGAAGATGAGCAAGAGCCTGGGGAACTACATCGGCGTGGTGGAGACACCGGATGAAATCTATGGTAAGACAATGTCCATCCGTGACGACCTGATTATCCAGTATTTTGAACTGGTGACCGATGTGCCGGATGATGAACTGGAGGAATTCAGACAGGCACTGGATAACAATGCGGTAAATCCGATGGAGCTGAAAAAACGTCTGGCCAGGGAAATTGTGAGTCAGCTCTATAGTAAAAAGGCAGCCACTGCGGCTGAAGAGCAATTTGCTAAGGTTGTGCAGAGAAAAGAAGTGCCTGAAGAGATACGGCAAGTAAAGATAACTGAAGAATTGCTACAAAAAATAAAAGCCCGCTCATTTAAGGAAGTGGGACTTGTGGTTAGCATTAGAGAGGTCGGCAAGCCCGAGACTGAGGAGTTGATTGTATCAGTTCCTTTGCTGTTATGTGAGATAGACCTAGCTAAAAGTCGTAGTGATGCCAAGCGTCTTATAGCACAAGAGTCTGTTCGCATAGATAACAGGACAGTTTATGAGAAACGCGGTAATATCAAGGTAGGCAGCGTCATCGTCATCAAGGTAGGCAAGCGGCGTTTTGTGAGAGTGGTTTTTGCTAATTAGGAAAGTGGCAGCATTATCAAAGTCGGCAAACGCCGCTTTATCAGGGTAATAAATACTGATAGAATAAAATAAACAAGGAGTTCAAAATGGGACAATTGCGTATTCCAGGGCCTACCCCGTGCCCGTCGGAAGTCCTGCAGGCGATGGCCTGGCAGATGATAAACCACCGCGGGCCGGAATTCGGGGAGATGCTGCATGATGTTACCGCCAAGCTGAAACAGCTATTCCAGACCAAAAACGACCTGTACCTGCTGACAGGTTCCGGGACGGGGGGACTGGAGGCGGCAATTGTCAATACTCTCTCTCCAGGGGATAAGGTCCTTTCCGTGACGGTGGGAGTGTTCGGGGAGCGGTTTACCGACATGGCGGCGGAGTTTGGCGCCGAGGTTATCCCGCTCCGCTTTGAGTATGGCAGGGTGGCTGACCCCGACGAAGTACGACGCGCATTGCAAAAGGAATCGGAAATCAAGGCCGTGCTGATAACACATAATGAAACCTCGACCGGCGTTACCAATGACCTGGCGGCCATCAGCTCCGTGGTCAAGGAGTTTGATAAACTGCTGCTGGTCGATGCCATCAGCAGCCTGGGCTCGATTGACCTGCCAGTGGACAAATGGCGCTGCGATGTAACCGTAACTGCCTCCCAGAAAGGGTGGATGGTACCTCCGGGCATGGCGATGGTCAGCGTCAGCAAGGAGGCGTGGCAGGCGCATGCCAAAGCCAAAATGCCCCGTTTCAACTGGGACTTTGCCAGAGCTCAAAAATATCTGGAGATAGGGCAGACACCCTGGACGCCGGCGATATCAATCGTGTTTGCCCTCTCGGTGGCGCTGGACTTGCTGCTTGAGGAAGGATTACCCAACATCTTCGCCCGTCAGGCCAGGATAGGCAATGCGGCCCGGGAGGGGGTGAAATCGCTGGGATTATCTCTCTTCGCCGACGAGAAGTACGCTTCCGACACAGTTACTGCCGTGACCGTCAAGGACGGCCTGGATGTAAAGGGACTGCTCAAAATACTGCGCGAGGAATACCAGATAGTGCTTGCCGGCGGCCAGCAGAGCCTGCAGGGTAAGATATTCCGCATCGGGCACCTGGGCCTGATAACAGAAGAGGATATCAAAGAGATAATCTCAGCCCTGAAAGAGGTGTTGCCCAGGGTAAGCAAGTAACATGCTGTGGAGTACAGAGAGCGCATGAGACCGCCGCAGGTACAATAATAAACGTCTCATTGAAACGGCGATTACAGGAGGGGCATACGCTCCTCTTTTCGTTTCCACAGCTATATTTCAAATTGACTTGACATATAGGTAATGCTATCATAAGCACAGAAGTCGGAAGGCCGATTTATTAAGCTTGATTGAACCCCTGAGTGATATGACGACGCTAAGTGAGCTTAATCAGGAAATTGCCCGCTGTGTGCTGTGCGAGATAGCCAAGTATCGGACCAATACCGTACCCGGAGAGGGCCCGGAAGATGCTGAAATCATGTTTATCGGTGAAGCTCCGGGCTGGCATGAAGACCAGCAGGGACGGCCTTTTGTCGGGCCAGCCGGCCACTATCTGGAGCAACTTCTGGCGTCCATTGGCCTGACGCGGCGTCAGGTCTTTATCGCTAATGTTATCAAGTGCCGCCCCGCAAACAATCGTGACCCATTGCCGACGGAAATTCAGAACTGCCAGAAATGGCTCGACCAGCAGATGGATACCATCAAGCCGAAAATGGTTGTTACGCTGGGTCGTTATTCGATGGCCAGGTTTTTCCCGGGTAAAAGTATAAGCAAAATTCATGGCACTGCGGTCAAGCAGGACAGCACTATTTTATTTGCCATGTACCACCCGGCAGCGGCGCTCCACCAACAGAGTTTGCGGCAGGCAATAGAGGCGGACATGAAAAAGATACCTGCCGTTCTTGCCGAGACGAAAAGTGTTCCCGAAGCTGAGCCCGGAGCCCAGCAGTTGAGTATGTTCTAGGACTGGTTATATGGCTAAATCGAAGTTGAAGCTCATTCCCCTCGGCGGTCTTAGCGAAATCGGCAAGAATATGATGCTGCTGGAATATGAGAACGACATTTTAATCATTGACGCCGGACTCATGTTTCCAGGTGAGGATATGCTCGGCATTGACCTAGTAATCCCCGACATCAATTACCTTCTGGATAAGAAAGACAAAATAAGGGGCATTGTCGTCACTCACGGTCACGAAGACCATATCGGCGCGCTGCCCTATATTTTAGCGCAACTGAATGTTCCCGTCTATGCTACCCGCCTGACCAGTGGCATGATACGCGTCAAGCTCAAGGAGCGGAGAGCGCTGGCTCACGCCGAACTCAAAGTGGTATCGCCCGGCGAACAGATCACGCTGGGAGTATTCAAGGTGGAGTTCTTTCCCGTCTGTCACAGTGTTCCCGATGCCGCCGGCCTCATTATATATACCCCGGTTGGCGTTGTGGTACACAGTGGCGATTTCAAGCTCGACTATACGCCGGTCAGCGGCAAGCCAACCGACCTTTCGCGTCTGGCCCAGATGGGGACACAGGGGGTTTTGCTCCTTCTTTCCGACTCCACCTACGCCGAACTCCCCGGCTATACGCCGTCGGAAAAGGTGGTTGGAGAGACCCTGGACCACATCATGGCCGATGCCCCGGGGAGGGTAATCGTTACCACCTTTTCCTCGCTGATATCACGCGTCCAGCAGGTGATTGATGCTGCGGCCAAGCACGGACGACGTGTTTTCATTGTCGGCCGCAGTATGAGCGACACGGTGCGCATGGCACTGGAGCTCGGTTATATCCAGGCTCCAGATGGAATCCTGGGCAGAATCGATGAGGCTCGTGGCCTTCCACACGATAAAATCGTGTTTGTTACCACCGGCAGTCAGGGGGAGCCCACCTCGGCGCTGGTGCGCATGGCAAATCGTGACCACCCCAACGTTAACATTCACCCCGGGGATACCATCGTAATGTCGGCAACGCCGATACCCGGCAATGAGGCCGTTGTCAACCGCACGGTGGACAACCTTTTCAAGCAGGGAGCACGGGTGCTGTACGACAAGGTGGCACAGGTGCATGTTCACGGGCACGGCAGCCAGGAAGAGC
This genomic stretch from Chloroflexota bacterium harbors:
- a CDS encoding tyrosine--tRNA ligase, producing the protein MKDQVRKTTEKEEKFLLRRGVAEIIVEDEMIALLRSGRKLRLKEGFDPSFPDIHLGHMVSLRKLRQFQELGHQVVLIVADWTARIGDPSGASATRPMLTVEQVRANAQTYMEQFFKVVDKARTEVRWQSEWFDKFTLTEVIQLTSKFTVAQFLARDDFNARYNDGRPIALTEFMYPLLQAYDSVAIEADVEFGGTDQKFNFLVGRELQSMMGQPPQQCFMTPLLVGTDGSQKMSKSLGNYIGVVETPDEIYGKTMSIRDDLIIQYFELVTDVPDDELEEFRQALDNNAVNPMELKKRLAREIVSQLYSKKAATAAEEQFAKVVQRKEVPEEIRQVKITEELLQKIKARSFKEVGLVVSIREVGKPETEELIVSVPLLLCEIDLAKSRSDAKRLIAQESVRIDNRTVYEKRGNIKVGSVIVIKVGKRRFVRVVFAN
- a CDS encoding alanine--glyoxylate aminotransferase family protein, producing the protein MGQLRIPGPTPCPSEVLQAMAWQMINHRGPEFGEMLHDVTAKLKQLFQTKNDLYLLTGSGTGGLEAAIVNTLSPGDKVLSVTVGVFGERFTDMAAEFGAEVIPLRFEYGRVADPDEVRRALQKESEIKAVLITHNETSTGVTNDLAAISSVVKEFDKLLLVDAISSLGSIDLPVDKWRCDVTVTASQKGWMVPPGMAMVSVSKEAWQAHAKAKMPRFNWDFARAQKYLEIGQTPWTPAISIVFALSVALDLLLEEGLPNIFARQARIGNAAREGVKSLGLSLFADEKYASDTVTAVTVKDGLDVKGLLKILREEYQIVLAGGQQSLQGKIFRIGHLGLITEEDIKEIISALKEVLPRVSK
- a CDS encoding uracil-DNA glycosylase; protein product: MTTLSELNQEIARCVLCEIAKYRTNTVPGEGPEDAEIMFIGEAPGWHEDQQGRPFVGPAGHYLEQLLASIGLTRRQVFIANVIKCRPANNRDPLPTEIQNCQKWLDQQMDTIKPKMVVTLGRYSMARFFPGKSISKIHGTAVKQDSTILFAMYHPAAALHQQSLRQAIEADMKKIPAVLAETKSVPEAEPGAQQLSMF
- a CDS encoding ribonuclease J, which codes for MAKSKLKLIPLGGLSEIGKNMMLLEYENDILIIDAGLMFPGEDMLGIDLVIPDINYLLDKKDKIRGIVVTHGHEDHIGALPYILAQLNVPVYATRLTSGMIRVKLKERRALAHAELKVVSPGEQITLGVFKVEFFPVCHSVPDAAGLIIYTPVGVVVHSGDFKLDYTPVSGKPTDLSRLAQMGTQGVLLLLSDSTYAELPGYTPSEKVVGETLDHIMADAPGRVIVTTFSSLISRVQQVIDAAAKHGRRVFIVGRSMSDTVRMALELGYIQAPDGILGRIDEARGLPHDKIVFVTTGSQGEPTSALVRMANRDHPNVNIHPGDTIVMSATPIPGNEAVVNRTVDNLFKQGARVLYDKVAQVHVHGHGSQEELKLLLNLVKPKFFMPIHGEYRHLSLHAKLAESVGIAKENIFVLEDGDILELDAQSARKDGKVGSGNVYVDGLSVGDIGGVVLRNRRMLSKDGIVVAIIAVNRQTGKLVGRPDVVTRGFVNTRESKEMLEESRDLLAKVLDHSGGKAAEWSFVNAKVRDTLDKFYYDKTKRRPMILPFMVRV